Proteins co-encoded in one Halococcoides cellulosivorans genomic window:
- the alaS gene encoding alanine--tRNA ligase, translating to MSDLEEEYRLSYFEDRGFVRRECTECGAHFWTLDDDRETCGEPPCDAYSFIDDPGFDESFELNEMRERFLAFFEERDHDRIDPYPVAANRWRDDVLLTQASIYDFQPLVTSGETPPPANPLTISQPCIRMQDIDNVGVTGRHTMAFEMMAHHAFNAREEVGEQYAYSGEVYWKEDTVRYCVELLEELGADMDEVTLIEDPWVGGGNAGPAFEVIYQGAELATLVFMQFEQDPDGDVEMKDGNSYSPMDTYVVDTGYGLERWTWMSQGTPTVYEAIYPDAIATIRDAAAIEMSDDEERIVHRAAALAGEMDIDEAEDIEAARADIAAEIGVDVERLRDLLEPLEAAYAIADHCRTLAYMFGDGIVPSNVGTGYLARMVLRRTVRLADEIDLAADLDDLVAQQARRLGYSDRETIREMVTSEVGKYRETLDRGGRRVRQIAEEYADRDEPIPAGELIELYDSHGIQPDTVEAIAAELDVAVDVPEDFYARVADRHEQATADRQESGLPYADRLGELPDTDRLYYEDQQRLEFEAVVLEVFEHEDDADEDRFDVVLDQTRFYPEGGGQPADHGTLATDDRTVSVTDVQIQDGVVVHTCDADPGTGEFVRGQVERDRREALMAHHTATHAIIHAARDVLGEHVRQAGAQKGVESSRIDLRHYEAVDADDRRAIEHRANEIVRENAIVEINWVDRHAAEDEHGFDLYQGGIPAGEEIRTVQVCEDVQACGGTHVARTGDVGAIVIRSTERVQDGVVRVTFSAGRAAIDAHQDADRALRDAADTFDVAPESVPETAERFFEEWKQRGKEIDRLKEDLATARASGGSEGDIVEVGDERAVVRRMDADMDALRATANAIVDDGDVAVVGSGADGAQFVVARPEGSAIDAGSVVGALADRVGGGGGGPPAFAQGGGPDADALDDALDSVPDILDEQIAAQSPD from the coding sequence ATGAGTGACCTCGAAGAAGAGTATCGACTGTCGTACTTCGAGGATCGGGGGTTCGTCCGGCGGGAGTGTACGGAGTGTGGGGCCCACTTCTGGACGCTCGACGACGACCGCGAGACCTGTGGGGAGCCGCCGTGTGACGCCTACAGCTTCATCGACGACCCCGGATTCGACGAATCGTTCGAACTGAACGAGATGCGCGAGCGCTTCCTCGCCTTTTTCGAAGAGCGCGATCACGATCGCATCGACCCGTATCCCGTCGCGGCGAATCGCTGGCGCGACGACGTCCTGCTCACCCAGGCGTCGATCTACGACTTCCAGCCGCTGGTCACGTCGGGTGAGACGCCGCCGCCGGCGAACCCGCTGACGATCTCCCAGCCCTGCATTCGGATGCAGGACATCGACAACGTCGGCGTGACGGGCCGGCACACGATGGCCTTCGAGATGATGGCCCACCACGCGTTCAACGCTCGCGAGGAGGTCGGCGAGCAGTACGCCTATTCGGGCGAAGTCTACTGGAAAGAGGACACCGTCCGGTACTGCGTGGAGTTGCTGGAGGAGTTGGGCGCAGACATGGACGAGGTCACGCTCATCGAGGACCCCTGGGTCGGCGGGGGCAACGCCGGGCCCGCCTTCGAGGTGATCTACCAGGGCGCGGAGCTGGCGACGCTCGTCTTCATGCAGTTCGAGCAAGACCCCGACGGCGATGTCGAGATGAAAGACGGGAACTCCTACAGCCCGATGGACACCTACGTCGTCGACACGGGCTACGGGCTCGAACGGTGGACCTGGATGAGCCAGGGCACACCGACCGTCTACGAAGCGATCTACCCCGACGCCATCGCGACGATTCGCGACGCGGCGGCGATCGAGATGAGCGACGACGAGGAACGGATCGTCCACCGGGCGGCGGCGCTCGCGGGCGAGATGGACATCGACGAGGCCGAAGACATCGAAGCGGCGCGGGCGGACATCGCCGCGGAGATCGGCGTCGACGTCGAGCGTCTGCGTGACCTGCTCGAACCCCTGGAGGCGGCGTACGCCATCGCCGACCACTGCCGGACGCTCGCCTACATGTTCGGTGACGGAATCGTCCCCTCGAACGTCGGGACGGGCTATCTCGCGCGGATGGTGCTCCGGCGCACCGTCCGCCTGGCCGACGAGATCGACCTCGCGGCGGATCTGGACGATCTCGTGGCTCAGCAGGCCCGCCGCCTGGGCTACAGCGATCGCGAGACCATCCGTGAGATGGTGACCAGCGAGGTCGGGAAGTATCGCGAGACACTCGACCGTGGCGGCCGACGGGTGCGCCAGATTGCCGAGGAGTACGCCGACCGCGACGAGCCGATCCCCGCCGGCGAACTGATCGAGTTGTACGACAGCCACGGCATCCAGCCCGACACCGTCGAGGCGATCGCCGCCGAGCTGGATGTCGCCGTCGACGTGCCCGAGGACTTCTACGCGCGCGTCGCGGATCGGCACGAACAGGCCACCGCCGACCGCCAGGAGTCGGGCCTGCCGTACGCCGACCGACTCGGGGAACTGCCCGACACCGATCGGCTGTACTACGAGGACCAGCAGCGCCTGGAGTTCGAGGCGGTCGTCCTGGAAGTCTTCGAACACGAGGACGACGCAGACGAAGATCGGTTCGACGTCGTCCTCGATCAGACCCGGTTTTACCCCGAGGGCGGTGGCCAGCCCGCCGATCACGGCACGCTCGCGACCGACGACCGGACCGTCTCGGTCACCGACGTCCAGATCCAGGACGGCGTCGTCGTGCACACCTGCGACGCCGACCCCGGGACGGGTGAGTTCGTCCGCGGGCAGGTCGAACGCGACCGCCGCGAGGCGCTGATGGCCCATCACACCGCGACCCACGCGATCATCCACGCCGCGCGTGACGTGCTGGGCGAACACGTCCGCCAGGCCGGCGCCCAGAAAGGCGTCGAATCCTCGCGGATCGACCTGCGGCACTACGAGGCCGTCGACGCCGACGATCGGCGCGCGATCGAACACCGCGCCAACGAGATCGTCCGGGAGAACGCGATCGTCGAGATCAACTGGGTCGACCGCCACGCCGCCGAGGACGAACACGGGTTCGACCTCTACCAGGGCGGGATCCCCGCGGGCGAGGAGATCCGGACCGTCCAGGTCTGTGAGGACGTCCAGGCGTGTGGCGGCACGCACGTCGCCCGCACCGGCGACGTCGGCGCGATCGTCATCCGGTCGACCGAGCGCGTCCAGGACGGCGTCGTCCGGGTGACGTTCTCGGCCGGCCGGGCGGCGATCGACGCGCACCAGGACGCAGATCGGGCGCTGCGGGACGCCGCCGACACGTTCGACGTCGCCCCCGAGAGCGTTCCCGAGACGGCCGAACGGTTCTTCGAGGAGTGGAAACAGCGCGGCAAGGAGATCGACCGCCTGAAAGAAGACCTCGCGACCGCACGAGCGAGCGGCGGATCGGAGGGCGATATCGTCGAGGTCGGTGACGAACGCGCGGTCGTCCGGCGGATGGACGCCGACATGGACGCACTCCGCGCGACGGCGAACGCCATCGTCGACGACGGCGACGTGGCGGTGGTGGGCTCCGGGGCCGACGGCGCACAGTTCGTCGTCGCGCGGCCCGAGGGGAGTGCGATCGACGCGGGCAGCGTCGTCGGCGCGCTGGCCGACCGCGTCGGCGGCGGTGGCGGTGGCCCGCCCGCGTTCGCACAGGGCGGCGGCCCCGACGCCGACGCGCTGGACGACGCGCTGGATTCGGTGCCCGACATTCTCGACGAGCAGATCGCTGCCCAGTCACCGGACTGA
- a CDS encoding HVO_0758 family zinc finger protein has translation MKSVRKGLRAGEIEKDTYERLTCTACEEQLATENDPDEVGAVRVCPECGRKWKKVG, from the coding sequence ATGAAATCCGTCCGGAAGGGCCTGCGGGCCGGCGAAATCGAGAAAGACACCTACGAGCGCCTGACCTGTACGGCCTGTGAGGAACAACTCGCGACCGAGAACGACCCCGACGAGGTCGGTGCCGTCCGGGTCTGTCCCGAGTGTGGCCGGAAGTGGAAGAAAGTCGGCTAG
- a CDS encoding geranylgeranyl reductase family protein codes for MSDRSTAREVVVVGAGTAGCYAAATLAREGVDVVVLDRKSAEEAGHIACGDAIKGAAELPDAIPKSDLEGAITNQTVDHGRFEIPTEDTVLDIPVPGELGVLDRFAYGRRLIEAAENAGVAFHYDTVVQDVVQDGSRVTGVRAISSGEPVTYEAEVVVDAAGALSILQQEADLTETSFDTSVRYSQFCSAYREIITVDEPVEWSDALVFKPTERAAGYLWYFPRTPTEINAGVGFQMTEEPMQLVDALKRDLRSRPEFEGATVEDKLGAALPTRRPYDSAVAPGFVAVGDAAGHVNPTTGGGIAGAAYGGAYAAESVLEALDTGRVDESTLWEYNRQVMDHFGARYAALDVYNIFTTGADVDDLMALLARLPVEPVSEALYSGSADLGWGLKAKMALKSVGHWRTVLDAYRTKGCAEDLLDHYETYPETPDGLAAWQTERDRILDRVYQVTGADPKY; via the coding sequence ATGAGTGACCGATCGACGGCACGTGAGGTCGTCGTCGTGGGGGCCGGCACCGCCGGCTGTTACGCCGCGGCGACACTCGCCCGCGAGGGCGTCGACGTGGTCGTCCTCGATCGCAAGTCCGCCGAGGAGGCGGGCCACATCGCCTGTGGCGACGCGATCAAGGGCGCGGCCGAACTGCCCGACGCGATCCCGAAATCCGACCTCGAAGGAGCGATCACCAACCAGACCGTCGACCACGGGCGCTTCGAGATCCCGACCGAGGACACCGTCCTCGACATCCCCGTCCCGGGCGAACTCGGCGTGCTCGACCGGTTCGCGTACGGCCGACGACTGATCGAGGCCGCCGAGAACGCCGGCGTGGCGTTCCACTACGACACCGTCGTCCAGGACGTCGTCCAGGACGGATCGCGCGTCACGGGCGTCCGGGCGATCAGTTCGGGCGAGCCAGTCACCTACGAGGCCGAGGTCGTCGTCGACGCCGCGGGCGCACTGTCGATCCTCCAGCAGGAGGCCGACCTCACCGAGACGAGTTTCGACACGTCGGTCCGATACTCGCAGTTCTGCTCGGCGTATCGCGAGATCATCACCGTCGACGAACCGGTCGAGTGGTCCGACGCGCTGGTCTTCAAGCCGACCGAGCGCGCGGCGGGCTATCTGTGGTATTTCCCCCGCACCCCGACCGAGATCAACGCCGGCGTCGGCTTCCAGATGACCGAAGAACCGATGCAACTCGTCGACGCGCTGAAACGCGATCTGCGATCCCGACCGGAGTTCGAGGGGGCGACCGTCGAGGACAAACTCGGCGCGGCGCTGCCCACCCGGCGACCCTACGACTCGGCGGTCGCGCCGGGCTTCGTCGCCGTCGGTGACGCCGCCGGTCACGTCAACCCGACCACGGGCGGCGGCATCGCGGGCGCCGCCTACGGCGGGGCGTACGCCGCCGAGTCGGTCCTGGAGGCCCTCGACACGGGCCGAGTCGACGAGTCGACGCTCTGGGAATACAATCGGCAGGTGATGGATCACTTCGGCGCGCGCTACGCCGCCCTCGACGTGTACAACATCTTCACGACCGGTGCGGACGTCGACGATCTGATGGCGCTGCTGGCGCGCCTGCCGGTCGAACCGGTCTCGGAGGCACTCTACTCGGGGTCGGCGGACCTGGGCTGGGGGCTGAAAGCCAAGATGGCTCTCAAGAGCGTCGGCCACTGGCGGACGGTGCTCGACGCCTACCGGACGAAAGGCTGTGCGGAAGACCTCCTCGACCACTACGAGACGTATCCCGAAACTCCGGACGGCCTCGCGGCCTGGCAGACCGAGCGCGATCGGATCCTCGACCGCGTCTATCAGGTCACCGGCGCGGACCCGAAATACTAG
- a CDS encoding alpha/beta fold hydrolase has protein sequence MPTTTRDGRTIRFATAGAGPTVAFVGDAGLGAWLWSAVQGKLTGPYQTVVWDGPGVGESDVGPISIATLRKDLATVLRESGAEQAHLIGAGLGGVVALEAARREDRVQSVIALGTALDPNLDDLWAPPDDPEALAAATRAHLGTDPPADWLDRIVAWRAADDAEEGAADQYREAWEAATLADPYEITTPALLGGAVADRVAPADAVGDLAADLPRGEYREFAGGHLFPVARGRAVADVAVDWLTAHSDRESDRRSGDF, from the coding sequence GTGCCGACGACGACACGCGACGGACGCACGATCCGCTTCGCCACCGCGGGAGCGGGGCCGACGGTCGCGTTCGTCGGTGATGCGGGGCTGGGTGCGTGGCTCTGGAGTGCGGTCCAGGGGAAACTGACCGGGCCCTACCAGACCGTCGTCTGGGACGGGCCGGGCGTCGGAGAGAGCGACGTGGGCCCGATCTCGATCGCGACGTTGCGAAAGGACCTCGCGACCGTGCTGCGCGAGAGCGGGGCCGAGCAGGCCCACCTGATCGGCGCTGGCCTCGGCGGTGTCGTCGCCCTGGAGGCCGCCCGGCGAGAGGATCGCGTCCAGTCGGTGATCGCGCTCGGGACGGCACTCGATCCGAACCTCGACGACCTCTGGGCCCCGCCGGACGACCCCGAGGCGCTCGCGGCGGCGACGCGGGCGCACCTCGGGACCGACCCACCCGCAGACTGGCTCGACCGCATCGTCGCGTGGCGGGCCGCGGACGACGCCGAGGAAGGGGCCGCCGACCAGTATCGCGAGGCCTGGGAGGCGGCGACACTCGCCGATCCCTACGAGATCACGACGCCGGCGCTGCTCGGCGGTGCGGTGGCCGATCGGGTCGCCCCCGCCGACGCCGTCGGCGATCTCGCGGCGGATCTGCCGCGTGGCGAGTACCGCGAATTCGCCGGTGGCCACCTGTTTCCGGTCGCCCGCGGGCGGGCGGTGGCTGACGTCGCGGTCGACTGGCTGACCGCACACAGCGATCGCGAGTCCGACCGTCGTTCGGGCGATTTCTGA
- a CDS encoding potassium channel family protein, with product MADEGVAYEPISVREVLTELKDTAELLIDLSYSAVLLDSEAIAGVVLDLEDELDVLGMQARMSLLVAARNPEDARQLAPVLGVVGATETIANAAGDIASVVLEEVGLPPGMRGSLPEAVESIVRAEIAPGAALVGPTLGERNLETDAGVRVIALERDGSWHLDPGAETRLRPGDAVLFRGPEDGLDAVYPEATGEAYAPPVVDDQTTEDLQRAMDTLVLMKNVSELAVDLAYGAVLFDDEEVAREVLELEAEVDALQSRLVAWTLRAAARVENPIELRGLVQIANSSEAISDAALQISEGVLRGIDAHPVVAAAVEDSDEVIARVVVGPDSALDGTTLGDREVKTETGMRVIAVRTAGARGTDDEPDWVVSPDADTPLVAGDVLLAKGTRSGADRLRDLAGQTD from the coding sequence ATGGCCGACGAGGGCGTCGCCTACGAACCGATCAGCGTCCGGGAGGTGCTCACGGAGCTCAAAGACACCGCGGAGCTACTGATCGATCTGTCCTACTCGGCAGTCTTGCTGGACAGCGAGGCGATCGCAGGCGTCGTCCTCGATCTGGAAGACGAACTCGACGTGCTCGGGATGCAAGCCCGGATGAGCCTGCTCGTCGCGGCGCGCAACCCCGAGGACGCCCGGCAACTCGCGCCCGTGCTCGGCGTCGTCGGCGCGACCGAGACCATCGCGAACGCCGCGGGCGACATCGCGAGCGTCGTCCTCGAAGAGGTGGGCCTCCCGCCGGGCATGCGCGGATCACTCCCCGAGGCCGTCGAGTCGATCGTCCGCGCCGAGATCGCGCCCGGGGCCGCGCTCGTCGGGCCGACACTCGGTGAGCGCAACCTCGAAACAGACGCGGGCGTTCGCGTGATTGCGCTCGAACGCGACGGCTCCTGGCATCTCGACCCCGGTGCCGAGACCCGACTGCGGCCGGGCGACGCCGTCCTCTTCCGCGGGCCCGAAGACGGACTCGACGCGGTCTACCCCGAGGCGACCGGCGAGGCCTACGCCCCGCCCGTCGTCGACGACCAGACGACCGAGGACCTCCAGCGGGCGATGGACACGCTCGTCCTCATGAAAAACGTCAGCGAACTCGCCGTCGACCTGGCGTACGGCGCCGTCCTCTTCGACGACGAGGAAGTCGCCCGCGAGGTGCTCGAACTCGAAGCCGAGGTGGACGCGCTACAGTCCCGCCTGGTGGCCTGGACGCTCCGGGCCGCCGCCCGGGTCGAGAATCCGATCGAACTCCGGGGGTTGGTCCAGATCGCCAATTCGAGCGAGGCGATCAGCGACGCCGCCCTCCAGATCAGCGAGGGCGTCCTGCGTGGGATCGACGCCCACCCGGTCGTCGCCGCCGCGGTCGAGGATTCCGACGAGGTGATCGCGCGCGTCGTCGTCGGCCCCGACAGCGCACTCGACGGGACGACACTCGGAGACCGCGAGGTGAAAACCGAGACCGGCATGCGCGTCATCGCGGTCCGGACGGCCGGCGCTCGGGGGACCGACGACGAACCGGACTGGGTCGTCTCACCGGACGCGGACACGCCGCTTGTCGCCGGCGACGTCCTCCTCGCGAAAGGAACGCGATCGGGCGCCGATCGACTCCGCGACCTCGCCGGTCAGACCGACTGA
- a CDS encoding type 1 glutamine amidotransferase, whose protein sequence is MTAPRIAVLNAADTGTHTSRNFRRELPGEILEYQVTDQELPATDGIDGCVVTGSRASVYWDEPWIDPLADWIADAVASGLPTLGVCFGHQIVADALGGRVEPIGEYEIGYRTVERIEESDLLAGLDSEFLVFTTHSDRVTELPPGAHPIAENDYGNHGFACGSARTVQFHPEYDPRTAALVTRQKDELPAAKRQAALDSITRSNYERAQRATRIFENFTDRVVGGPTAGTTCGTVDDEWSPAD, encoded by the coding sequence ATGACCGCGCCGCGCATCGCCGTGCTCAACGCTGCCGACACCGGCACGCACACGAGTCGGAACTTCCGACGTGAACTGCCCGGTGAGATCCTGGAGTACCAGGTCACCGATCAGGAGTTGCCTGCGACCGACGGGATCGACGGCTGTGTCGTCACGGGATCGCGCGCCTCGGTGTACTGGGACGAGCCCTGGATCGACCCGCTGGCCGACTGGATCGCCGACGCCGTCGCGAGCGGCCTCCCGACGCTCGGCGTCTGTTTCGGCCACCAGATCGTCGCGGACGCTCTCGGCGGTCGGGTCGAACCGATCGGCGAGTACGAGATCGGCTACCGGACGGTCGAGCGTATCGAGGAGTCGGACCTGCTCGCGGGCCTCGACAGCGAGTTCCTGGTCTTTACGACCCACAGCGATCGCGTGACCGAACTCCCCCCTGGCGCACACCCGATCGCCGAAAACGACTACGGCAACCACGGGTTCGCGTGCGGGTCGGCCCGGACGGTGCAGTTCCACCCCGAGTACGACCCACGGACCGCCGCGCTCGTCACCCGACAGAAAGACGAGTTGCCAGCCGCAAAGCGCCAGGCCGCGCTCGACTCGATCACGCGATCGAACTACGAGCGCGCCCAGCGGGCGACCCGGATCTTCGAGAACTTCACCGACCGCGTGGTCGGCGGGCCCACGGCGGGGACGACCTGTGGCACCGTCGACGACGAGTGGTCGCCGGCGGACTAG
- a CDS encoding MFS transporter — protein MIPGERARLALVVWSVLVSQVFLYPGLAETVTALGGSGVLDGMWFLVAEFGAFVTFAVAWGVASDALGRRTPLVVAGALGGAATYGLVAAAPTLGLPFGAVLAIRVLGGAATIGAFSLAITQLMDLAGGHGTNMGAAGTAIGLGAALGAVVGGRLATVDPLAPLVGGAALLTAAGVLAATVPDRSAGGLPAGDVLAGVRTRPQLLAPYAFGFVDRLTAGFFALTGVAYLRDTFEVDAGTAGLALAAFFVPFAVFQYPVGALSDRIGRYRPVVGGSLLYGVAIVGVLLAPTFPIAVLALVLVGGCGALVAPTTMALVTDVVPASERGAAMGGFNVFGSLGMLAGFLIGGVVTAAAGYVPAFLVAGGLEVLIALVAARAVRSITASGAD, from the coding sequence GTGATCCCCGGTGAGCGGGCCCGGTTGGCGCTCGTCGTCTGGAGCGTCCTCGTCTCGCAGGTGTTTCTGTATCCCGGCCTCGCGGAGACCGTCACGGCGCTCGGTGGCAGCGGCGTCCTCGACGGGATGTGGTTTCTGGTCGCGGAGTTCGGCGCGTTCGTCACCTTTGCCGTCGCGTGGGGCGTCGCGAGCGACGCGCTCGGGCGGCGCACCCCCTTGGTCGTCGCCGGCGCGCTCGGCGGCGCGGCGACCTACGGACTCGTCGCGGCCGCGCCCACGCTCGGCCTCCCGTTCGGGGCCGTCCTCGCGATCCGCGTCCTCGGCGGCGCGGCGACGATCGGCGCCTTTTCGCTGGCGATCACGCAACTCATGGACCTCGCGGGCGGCCACGGCACGAACATGGGCGCGGCGGGGACGGCGATCGGCCTGGGCGCGGCGCTCGGCGCGGTCGTCGGCGGCCGCCTCGCGACCGTCGACCCCCTCGCGCCGCTGGTCGGCGGGGCCGCCCTCCTCACCGCCGCCGGCGTACTCGCCGCGACGGTCCCCGATCGGAGCGCGGGCGGGCTTCCTGCCGGAGACGTCCTCGCGGGCGTCCGCACGCGTCCGCAACTGCTCGCGCCGTACGCCTTCGGCTTCGTCGACCGCCTGACGGCGGGCTTTTTCGCGCTCACCGGCGTCGCCTACCTCCGGGACACCTTCGAGGTCGACGCCGGCACCGCTGGCCTCGCGCTCGCGGCGTTTTTCGTCCCCTTCGCCGTCTTCCAGTACCCCGTCGGAGCACTCTCCGATCGGATCGGCCGGTATCGCCCGGTCGTCGGCGGATCGCTCCTCTATGGGGTCGCGATCGTGGGCGTGTTGCTCGCCCCCACGTTCCCGATCGCCGTGCTCGCGCTCGTGCTCGTCGGCGGGTGTGGCGCGCTCGTCGCGCCGACGACGATGGCGCTCGTCACCGACGTCGTGCCCGCGAGCGAGCGCGGCGCGGCGATGGGCGGGTTCAACGTCTTCGGCAGTCTGGGCATGCTCGCGGGCTTTCTGATCGGTGGGGTCGTCACCGCCGCAGCGGGTTACGTCCCGGCCTTCCTCGTCGCGGGCGGCCTGGAAGTCCTGATCGCGCTGGTCGCCGCGCGAGCGGTGCGATCGATCACGGCGAGCGGCGCGGACTGA
- a CDS encoding transcription factor S, with product MQFCDDCGSMMKSEDGVWVCSSCGAEQARGDDEGMVTTTDQEDSEIVDTSEIDEEVGPTTDAQCPECDNDRARWELKQIRAADESETRFFTCTECGHKWREDDH from the coding sequence ATGCAGTTCTGTGACGATTGCGGGTCGATGATGAAATCCGAGGACGGTGTCTGGGTCTGTTCGAGTTGCGGGGCCGAACAGGCCCGGGGTGACGACGAGGGGATGGTCACGACTACCGACCAGGAGGACAGCGAGATCGTCGACACCAGCGAGATCGACGAGGAAGTCGGCCCGACGACCGACGCTCAGTGTCCCGAGTGTGACAACGATCGCGCGCGCTGGGAGTTGAAACAGATCCGTGCGGCCGACGAGAGCGAGACGCGATTTTTCACCTGCACCGAGTGTGGGCACAAGTGGCGCGAGGACGACCACTGA